Genomic window (Vigna unguiculata cultivar IT97K-499-35 chromosome 10, ASM411807v1, whole genome shotgun sequence):
AATCTGCAAAATAAGGGGCCATGATACGCACCATTTTTGTGAAGCTCCCGCTACCTTCAAACGAACTTGGGGGAAGAAAGTGCGGTAGAATAAGGGTTTGCTGATATGATATTTTTCAGATGGGTCGGGTCTCATGGGTTTAGGGCTTTGTCGGCCCAATTATGTGTGTTTTTAGGCTGTTGGGCTTATTGTTTTTGGTATTCTTAATTGGCTGCACTCCAAAAATTACTAACTCAAACCCTAACAATAATATGAAAAGACTTAAACTCATTCCAGAGCCGCTTTCATCATTATTACCTCGTTGCAGAGGAAATGTTGCAAAGGAAAcagaaaatgttaaaaaaaaaaaatctcatttcGAAAAATACATGTTCTGTAAAGTTTTTTTCCGAAACATGTTTTAGGTATAGTTCCAggaaacttatttttttaaaaatattatatgaattctgtaaaaaatattttagaaagtCCATTTCAAAACGTATTTGatgtatttcaaaaattttgttttgacaattttatattagaatttcTGTTCCAAAAATCATAATTCAGATTTGTTCTAAGAAATTTCTACAATATATAATCCAAAAGTGactttttcaaaaagtaaaatttatcattttaaaaaggaaaatgtaGATGGTGCAGGAAGCAATTGTGGGATACAGAAAATAAAAGCCGCTTAATTTTGCTGGTCAAATTTTCGACATTGATTGCtaagaaaaatatgttattaataattattgcgttgattttttaatttgatgtcaaccaattattataaattacattaaattaataatatatatatatatatatacctcttaaattttattttaaaatgtgaaccaataatattttttgaaaaaaaaaaactgttgaTTTTTACAATATCTATGTCTAGAAGTCATATTTAggactattttttattttttaattcatatacaTACGTAACCactgaatatttttaaaattaatatttaataggAATTCACTTTaggaaaaaatagttttattcaCAAGAACCATTATACGGTAAAAACGGATGTATAGgtcaactattttttatatatatatatatatatatatatatatatatatatataggaggCTTTGTATTCACAccgaatattttaattttaattttatttaatattatcatcATGAACATGAACCTATTAATTaaacttataatataattaattcaattacgTCTTTATTATAGTTTTgactaattaaaattagttaaaaattaaaacctcGTATTAGAATTGATAATCATTACTAGTTTGAAGAGAAGACTGGTTACGAGTGCAGTGAGTGTCATCTTAACTGTACGGTACATACGGCATTTGGAGACTTGTTGAGCCGGTAGCCGGTAGCCGGTGACCTGACCGTGTTGTAATAAAAAAGTGGAGAACGAGGTTTTGtcgctgacacgtggcatgtggTAAGTGGAAGAAGCACCGTACGAAAGCATAATAATTAAGCTTTATGAATTTGTTGTTTCATGTGGAACCTCCATTATTATAttctgatttattttttaatggcATTATTATATTCTAATCTAatcttaactatttttttcaactGTGATGTGATAGTGCATAGTGGAAAAGTCGTACTCATTGCATATTTTATACTGTGTTAGGTAGGGaagaaagaattcaaaaaaggaaataaaaagtatatggcaaaaacataaaataaactttcttttattaaaatataaaatctaaatttttttattatttacgaaaataagaaacattgttatattatcattagttttatttatgtaatattatttattattgatattgttttcttttgttctattttaatgcaataaatactttttaaataatatttttttgtcgatatattatattttgacaaATACTTATTTTGTTTCAACTTTACATTGACAAATActtataaaatagaataatttatacATTGCTTTTAACATCGATTTCTAAATAGTATACATTTTTAAGACTGttaaagtaaagtttgtgaaCAAATTACTTGAAACTATCTTTTTACTTTCACATACTATCATGATGTTTTTTATCGATAAAATAGCATTATAGATATCATTTATCTAATACAAggtattattcaaaattaaatgaGTCTGTcataattttatccttaaaaatatctcaaattataaaataataagttcatAAATTATCTGTAACTTAAGGTTTTCCATTCAGATTTTACTAATTCATTTCATCCGTAtatatttttgggttaaatatgtttttgcttcttcaattttcagtaaattttggaattaatcaattttaaaattttggaccaatttagtctttcatcttttaaaatacgtagatttagtcattttaatcaaaatttgttaggtttatttgatgttttatacgcatttcaggattgtatttgagttgtttatattgtttgacacatttttgctttaaatttaagtcaaatactattatgaaaaacgtttgaaatgtcaaataaacttaacaaaatttgattaaaatgactaaattcacgcatttcaaaagataaaacactaaattggttcaaagtttcaaaatgaactaattccaaaattcactgaaagttaagggacaaaaacatatttaaccctatatttatacaatatttattttatactttcaCTAGTGATATGGTTGTTGATAGATTTGATACAGGATTGGAACAAATGAGGTAAGTATAAGgcttaaattacttttttgtctttgtatttttcaaatatgGTTAATTtggtctttcaattttttttctcaatttggttcttaattttttaaaataattcaatttggtcattattAGTTTGACGTGTCAATTTGGTTAAAgttaatgccacgtgtcaatttattatttttttaatttttttacacgtgtcattCAACATTTGTGTCACAtgtaaaaatgattcaatttgatatttatatttgtttttagtttcaatttagtcataattttttaaaaaatgaaataatattgtccctccttgcattgagactcaatttacattttatataaatcttatggtaatattcttattaaatatttttaaacaaactttttggttttagttttattattaaacaaagttaaacctcAAACTTAATTTCAGTAATTAACCATTTTGTCATCATACATAAATGCATATAGTGtaccatattatacaaacttagtaaagattaaaaatcaaataacttattACATATAAgtttataaactaaattttatattcaaaacaAACCATAGTTTAAagtttcatataaaatttaaagttaatttaaaaatatttatagaaatatttaataaaattgtcaattttagtaagaagatcatcataagatttataGAGAAAGTAAATTGAGTATGAACTTAAGGAggaacaatattgttttatttttacaaaaattaatttggactaaattgaaactaaaaacaaaatatagggatcaaattgaatgaTATTGATAGGTGACACAAATGTGAAGTGATAtgtgtaaaaaaacaaaaaaataaaaaaaatctaaaaaataataaattggcacatgacattgactttaacaccattTGGTAAAAATTGGCGAGAATgatcaaattaaatcatttaaacaaaaatgaccaaattgagataaaaaaactCAAAGACCAATTTGACACTACTTGACaaatagaaaaaccttaaatatTACTCGTGTTTACCCGTCAAAAAAACTTCGTTAAAGATTGGAAtcctttaaaaaagaatataccCTTAGATAATTtcacatatattaattttaaataatatctaaaaatatatttaaaatataaatttagataaaaaatatttttaactacaattcaaattaaattactgaataaaatattaatacaagtAAATTTCTTCATTCTAGAAAGTAGATTTAAAAAAcgtcaaaatataaatttttaaaaattaatattttacaaaaataactttaatttaatagatctaaataaaaattataaatacatgttttaaactattaattcattatttatatctctttcactaataatttttattttaatcacttaaattaaaaagaaactcaaataaaatttactaataataatactaattatatgTAGGTTGCATATGTATTCGTGAGTCGTATACCATTATATCCTTGTCCATCCatcaatatatacatataattaaatttcgGTATCAATTGTCGGcgtgtatttattaaaaatatccaTGTTTAACAGTTAAACTTATTTACTCAAAAGTTAGTTAGTTTAAGAtgcaactttttatttttaatttattgtaaaataatcactttatatttttcactAAATTCTCGTATGCTTGTCGACTATATGAGCTTTTATTTTTATGAGACTTTCAGTTTACAATTTTTCCATTTAAAGTCACAGCATTATCAGTAGAAAAGCGTTTTTCGTATTTAACTCTTAGTTTCTTTCATGTTAACAGGAATATtaggaattattttttaaacagtaaataacaagtaaaaaatatttgtatagctAATATTTATGGTTTTTAATGGTTAATATGATCATTGATATATGTTTGAAGGAATTTTTGTTTAGATTAAAGAAGTATAGTAATTGAAAACATTACGAATagtaaaagagaaaacatttatCATGTATAATACTAAATATGGATTTGTTCTAAATTAGTACGTAACATGAGCTATAGTAATTTATGcttataataattgttttaaaaattaattggaCTGTTTGATATTAAATTGTTGcacataaaggaaaaaaaattaattacttacatctaaatcaaaacataaaataatcgCATTGCAGatttagtttggattttttttccaaaattaaaaaaaaatatattgattagatACATATAgtataaaaatcaaaactttttaTATCGGTCTAAACTATAGTCAATCTTTTTCTGATATATCAatcatttaaaatgtatttgaaacCTATGTTAGAATATTCAAATgaacttttagtttttattaaatattgcattatattttttacgactttaaattttttactgaattttctttattgttccatttcaaaattcattaattaccattaattttagaattttaaaatataatcaaaatattatgtttttaatattcagcAGACTACCATATAACAATTTCAGCAGCAGAGAAACTGAACTATTTTTTACACTCCGttgaaattcataaaatttatctcaAATTCAAAAGTATAATAAGTTAGttttctctttaatttaattgaaatataatttttttaactggACAATAACATAATCTACTATTGTGTCAGAGGTAAAAACGCTACGACCGAATCACAACACAGAACATGGCACCATGGTGGTCACACTCAACTTAGAACAATCAACATGGCAAGCAAGTTCTAGTTCAACAGTTCCACGCacttttctagttttttttttccttagttTCCACAAACGACAAAAcagaaattaagaaaacaaactgataataatgaataaaatctACTacccttttctttctctctcttctttcttgccACCTCCACTTATTCTTCTCCATTTTCCTCTGTCTGTTCTTCATTTTCTATCTGAAAAACAGtaaaaaagaacatttttttgGCTTTCATTGATACCCCTTTTGTTTCTCTCTGAATTTTGCATCACGAGCCTTAGCTCTCAGCATGGTTTCAGTTGGAGCTGTTCATAGTGCGGTCTATGTGCTCCTGCTTTCAGTCACTCTGGTTTTGGGTGGGGACATAGTTCACCATGATGATGTTGCCCCCATAAGGCCTGGTTGTGACAACAACTTTGTTTTGGTACCAAGTTTTATCCTTTTTCGTGTTCTTCTCATGAATTGTAAAATTGGTTTCGGAATGTCATTCTCGGTGGTTTTCAACTTTTGTTCTTGGCCTTGATGCTTGCTTAGTGGGAAAGTTATACAGGAGGGTTTGGAAACATGGGAAACCCTTTTGTTTTTGGGGAACTGAAAATTGGAGAATTGGGTTGGGTGGGTTTAATTTAGAAATTCAGAAGTATATGTATGTTTGGtatttggtttgagttttcgtCGTGGAACGATGATCTGTTCCTTCAATGGTGCTTTGGTGTTTGCTCAATGCTTGCTTAAGTTCTAGAGGTTGCGTGTTTAGTTTTTTTGAGTTTCCTTTTTTAGATTCCTTGCCACAGTGCTTAGTTGGGTACTGTAGTAATTCCTTTTTTGCCTCGTAAATATCTCATAGGTTGTGGGTTTCTAGCTTTTTCAGTAGAGATCTAAGTTTGTTATGTGGTGACAGATTGAGAGTTGCTAATTTTTGTGTAATACACTAACATCTTTATTTGATATGTATGATTTTCtttatcgttttttttttctgcatatGAGTTTGGTGCAGGGGGTGTTGTTTTTTAGATACTACTGAAAGACCTTAGTTTGTCTATGCTCTTCTTCAAGAGTTTTCTCCTGTAAAATTTCTGCAACTCagtgcctttttttttttattgacctTCTTTGGTGGTTAGGCTAATGGTTATTTGAGTGTACCcaaaaattaactaaaacaaatttgatGGTATGCAGCAGATTGGGagctatattttaatattggaCTAAGAACGAACTGATTCTGAAAAATCTTTTAGCTTTACGATTGTAGCACCTGCTTTGCAACCTAATTCTATTTTCTTGGGTTGTGTATTgccatatatacatatatatgcaTTTTTTCAACAGCTTTGATTAATTGCTTCCTTTTTTGTCTAGGTAAAAGTCCCCGCTTGGATTGATGGTGTGGAAAAAAATGAGTATGTTGGTGTTGGTGCGAGGTTTGGCCCTACGTTGGAATCAAAAGAAAAACGTGCCAATCTTACCAGAGTTGTCATGGCTGATCCTCCTGATTGTTGTACAAAGCCTAAGAATAAagtatttgaattaattattaaGTTGTATATCCTGTAAAATGCAACTTTACTTGCATGTGAAGCATAACTGTTCAGATTGAAAGCtctatttttatacatttactaatttatattttgtattacttTCTACCATTAGCTCACCAGCGAGATAATTTTGGTGCACCGAGGAAAATGCAGTTTCACTACAAAGGCGAATATTGCTGATGAAGCTGGTGCTTCAGCCATCCTCATTATAAACTACCGTACAGGTGtttgcatttttcttttcaatgctTTTTGAGATCATATAGTGTATATCTGTTTCTTACTTGTCCATTAGTGGTTTTAATCAGAGGTGATCTTCGGGATATTAGTTGCTTAGATGTTAAATTTTTGTTCGTTATTGGTTATCAGAGTACAAAAAAGAAAGTTGCAATGAGCAATTGAAgtcaatatttcttttataaatacaaaaagtattattttgtgGTTGTTTTGATAAACTGTTGTATTTTCTTGCTGTACAGAACTTTTCAAGATGGtttgtgaagaaaatgaaaCTGATGTTGATATAGGAATACCTGCTGTCATGCTTCCCCAAGATGCTGGATTGACTTTGGAAAggcatattaaaaataactccAATGGTATGATTAACTCTCTGTGAGGTGTTTCTTATTATGTTTTATACTTCTCTGGTGATGTGTCTTACTTGGTATCATTTGCACTGCTGCATGTACAATTCCTGGTCTCTAGTGTCCATACAGTTATACTCTCCATTGCGCCCATTGGTTGATGTTGCGGAAGTGTTTTTGTGGCTTATGGCTGTTGGTACCATTTTATGTGCTTCATATTGGTCTGCCTGGAGTGCTAGAGAAGCAGCTATTGAGCAAGAGAAGCTTTTAAAGGTTACCTAGTTCCATTTTTGTGCCAACTTTATTCAATAGTGAAAAAAACAGGAATACTAAGATGTGGAGGATAAGATCCTACTAACCAAATAGAGCCAAACAAAAAAGTGCAGAAAAGACAAGCACATTAAAACAATAAAGCTTTTGCTTTATTTGCTACCTGTGAAGGAGGCTATATAAAACAGGACTTTATTCTCTTTTAATGTCAGCATGTTTTTCCCCCTTTATAACAAACTGTTTCCCTCATATTTGGAAATTCATTGATCTAGTTACTAATATATGGTTAAACTTACATACTTGCAGGATGCTTCAGATGACTATACTAATACAGAAAATGTTGGTTCCACTGGTTATGTGGAAATTAGTACCATAGCAGCAATCTTATTCGTCGTGATTGCTTCATGTTTCTTGGTTATGCTGTATAAATTAATGTCATTCTGGTTTGTTGAAGTTCTGGTGGTTCTGTTTTGCATTGGCGGGGTAGAGGTGCGTTTTTCTTGTTCCAGGCCTAGTTTTTGTTTATCTGAGTATTCTTTCCTCTGATCTAGATTATAATCACTATACTGATTGACCATATTTCCTTGCTTttgttatcattatttttcatcttctttaaGGAAGCTGCCATGTCTTAGATTTGTAAGTGGGGGATCACTTGTGCTGAACTTTTAGTGACAAATTTCTTTCTATCGTGAAAGCAAAAGAAAGGGATTCTGAACTCAAATTAAAAGGAACTCAAGTGGGAGAATGCTATTTCTATAATGGAAAAGATATTTAGTAAGCTACTTTATGAGCTGGTTAAGCATTGTCTACCTTATGCTTAAGCCTCATATTCTAACTGAGCTACATATAACAGATCATACTGAGCTCATTTCATTGCAATCATTTTCCTCCTGCTAGGGACCTGATAATGTGTAGGTCTGAAAGTTACTGAACTTGAATGCTAAGGCTTCAATCTATTTGCTCTTCTAAGCTAATATGGGAAAAGTGGGTTTGATTATTTCATGTCCTGAAATTTATTTTGGTATGACTGGACAATTAACTTATAGCCTCtttctccattcacatggacAATATCGTTTAGAACCTCAATATCCCAACATTTACTTCTACCTTTGTGTGATTGAATTCAAGCTTTCAAACTTGTCATCATTGGATGCAAACGAATCCCAACTTGAAAAAGATGGATCAGGGATGAAAATAGTTGTTTGAATTCTCTAGTTTAATATGGCCCACCTTCGCAATCCAAATTTCTAAGGCTACTATGATTAAGTCAAATCCTAGATCTTCAAGCTGAGACAAAAAAGTGTCCCTGGTTGTGGTTATATTGAGTCCTAAATAGGTTATATAACATTGACAACTACACAATATGATGTACAGTTAATCATGAATTCCCTTAGATTGGTGGACATTATTACTTTTGTTATGTAGATtagaactaaaatattttttcactcgtgaatttttagtaatttttgctTTAATTATTACTTGGAGTTAAAGTATGGTGATGCAATAACAGCATGATTGTTTAGCTGTCAAACAAGCTAAATCGTTGTATTCTTCATGTGCTTTCAGGGACTGCAAACTTGTTTGGTGGCCCTATTATCATGGTAAGTCTTTTATCCACAATCTGCCGATTTTTCTTTGGTTGGATTTGTGATTGACCTGTTGGGTTATACATATGTTGTACTTCTAGTAATCAGCATTTTCAACATAACTGAAAGAGGATATAACTACAGATGTTATGGCCCAAAGATCATGATGTGGAGCATACCGTATTTGTGTTGTTAAATTGTGATTAATTGGTGTGATTATTGTTTGTATAACTGGTGGCAAATAAGAGTAAGAATAGATTGACATAGCCAGATAGTCTTTTTCCGTATACCCATTTCCTGAAAAGTATTAGCATTGAAGTGTTAAGAACTGATTTTCTTAACCAAATGTAGCAAGACAGACATACAGCTCTGACTGAGAACATTGCTCAAAGAtgtattttatgtaatttttgaaTCAGCAAGGATTTTCTGCTTTCTTTTAGTATCAACATTATCATAAACCAATATTGTCCGAAAAAGAAATTAGCTTAGTTTAAAGCTTGTGGCTGTAGAGAACATGGTTCATTTTCATTCTATTACATTCTTTAGTTATGGCAATGAATTGACTGTACAATGCTTATAGTTTTAGATGGTTTCGCCAACCTGCCCAGACATTTGTGAAGATACCCTTCTTTGGAGCTATCTCATATCTGACACTTGCTGTTACTCCATTCTGCATAGTGTTTGCTGTGGTTTGGGCGGTTTGTCGCCATGATTCATGGGCTTGGATCGGTCAGGATATCCTTGTAAGAATAGCTTTATCACTTTTTGCCTATAAAAAGATCTATTTACTTCGTTTCCTGGTTAAATTCTTTCTTTACATTTTCTAGTGTTTTGGACTAACTGGTTGGCATTTCtgattaattgttaaaataaagaaaattatgacACAATCATAAAAAATCCGCTTGCTGCATTTCTTAGATATTGTTTTCTGACATTGGAACATCACTAGTATAAAACTGAAAATATTCTTAAACTAGCATGAAATCCAGTACTTTTCCTTAGGTTGCAGCTGTGACTATAACAATGACTGTAGGATACCGCATTTGTCTCTTGAATTGTATTGTTTTGGTTAATATATGATATGGAtccaattataattatttattacattaacaCTATTTGCTAGTATGGAGTCATGAACTGAGTACAAGGAGTGCATTCTTTTGCTATTGGTCAATgaaaaagatgtgaagaacaaTATCAATTTCCTAATCTctgttttttatatatgaaatttggcTGTCACTAGTCATCAAAATGCACCATGGTCTCCCACTCTCAGTACCCtttaacacacacacacacacatataggATGTTGAGGTGATAGTTGCTTAATTTCGTTCTGATTCTATAGGTTTACACAAAATATTAAtggtaaatattttttcaaacctcattatttattaaaagcaAGAAAGACATTTAAGTAACTGGATGAAAAAACTCACCCCCCTTTGATACATTTCTGGATATGACTCTGCTTGCTGTTAGTTTCCAATgccatgatttttatttttgtgtgacaacaatatttttcctttgttaggtaaaaattttatttctcttgATAATACTTGTTCCCATTCAATGTAGTTTTGGATAGAAATTTAAGTTCTGCCATTTAGGATTGTAAGCATTTATAAATCAAGAGgctcattaatatttatttatttgtctaCCATCTATCATTCAGGGTATCACATTGATAATTACAGTTCTTCAGATTGTTCGCATACCAAATCTAAAGGTAATGATTCATTGTTGCTGTTTTCTTCCCactgtttttggtttttaaaatgGTTGTAAGTATCATCTCCTTATATACTTGTTTGTGATACTCTTAGTTTAAGAATAGGAGTCATAAATGGGGCATTTTTAAGAGATAGCTTTGCTGGATCCTGCTGAACTTTAACTATGAACAAAAACAACTTCATAACTTTTTTCTGTATTAGGTTGGGACTGTTCTTCTCAGTTGTGCATTCCTATATGACATCTTCTGGGTGTTTGTCTCTAAATGGTGGTTCCATGAGAGTGTGATGATAGTGGTCAGTCTTTTAAAGAAAGCTCTCCCTCTCCACCATTTTCTGCAAAGCTTGATTTTGgcttcaattttcattttgcttTCCCTTCAAATTAATACAACTTTTCTCTATACAGGTAGCTCGTGGTGATAAGAGTGGAGAAGATGGCATTCCCATGCTTCTCAAGATACCTCGTCTATTTGACCCTTGGGGTGGTTACAGTATCATTGGATTTGGGGACATAATCTTACCAGGACTTATAGTGGCATTTTCACTAAGGTTGAAATGGAATTCTTATGTTGATCATACTATACTTACCTCTTTTACTCTTCTTGTTTTACTGAATTCCTTTTTGTTGTAGAATGCACATGATTTCCACTGCAAAAGTGATTTAGATAGATGAAAAGGAGAATGGTCTTTTATTATGTAACAATTTCAGGAACTTATTCT
Coding sequences:
- the LOC114167116 gene encoding signal peptide peptidase-like 4 — encoded protein: MVSVGAVHSAVYVLLLSVTLVLGGDIVHHDDVAPIRPGCDNNFVLVKVPAWIDGVEKNEYVGVGARFGPTLESKEKRANLTRVVMADPPDCCTKPKNKLTSEIILVHRGKCSFTTKANIADEAGASAILIINYRTELFKMVCEENETDVDIGIPAVMLPQDAGLTLERHIKNNSNVSIQLYSPLRPLVDVAEVFLWLMAVGTILCASYWSAWSAREAAIEQEKLLKDASDDYTNTENVGSTGYVEISTIAAILFVVIASCFLVMLYKLMSFWFVEVLVVLFCIGGVEGLQTCLVALLSCFRWFRQPAQTFVKIPFFGAISYLTLAVTPFCIVFAVVWAVCRHDSWAWIGQDILGITLIITVLQIVRIPNLKVGTVLLSCAFLYDIFWVFVSKWWFHESVMIVVARGDKSGEDGIPMLLKIPRLFDPWGGYSIIGFGDIILPGLIVAFSLRYDWLAKTNLRAGYFLWAMTAYGLGLLITYVALNLMDGHGQPALLYIVPFTLGTFLSLGKKRGELKILWTRGEPERPCCHIQEDNQSTNSHH